In Pieris brassicae chromosome 12, ilPieBrab1.1, whole genome shotgun sequence, the genomic window TAATTTCGTACCCTGCGGAGCCTCCCAGAGGTCATCGCAGGCGCCCCCGAGGTAGAAGAGGCCGGGGGGGGTTACAACCCCCCGCCCCCCCGCGCGCGGAAAATTCCGCGCACTTCGCGGAGGGCCCCAGTAGGGCCGCTCCTGACTCCGCTCCAGCCGCTGGAGCCTCCAGGACCGCCGGACAGCGCGCCGCACGCCCCCGCAGCGGGGGCCCTCTGAGGGGCCAGATGTTCCTCAGCGAGGCGGCGATTGCTGAGGCGGTCGACAGGGCGGTCAACTCATTGTTGAGCGCCCTCTACCCGACTCCGCCTGCCCCGACCCATGGAGGACGCCGGCCGCGCAGTCGAGGCGTAAGACACACACACCAACAACAATGATCTTACGCCTCCTACACTGGAACGCCGAGGGCCTTAGGGGGAAAGGTCCCTACCTGCGCAACATCCTACGTACACACAACGTAGATGTTGCGCTCATTTCAGAGACACACCTGCGCCCCACCGACCGCCTGAGTGCTGCGGGCTACTTCGTTTACCGCGAAGAGCATCAGGCGATCAACGGGGCGCCCATGCGCGGCCTGGCAGTGCTGGTTAGAAGGAGCATTCCTCACCGCGCTATCCAGGCCGTCAACCTGACTGGCATCCTGACGCTGGGGGTAGAGCTGGAACTGGGCGGTCAGCCCACAGACGTGTTGGCCGCCTACGCTCCCCCCGGCGCAAATTTCATTGAAGCCGAGCTGGAGGCAGCTCTCAGCGCGAAGCCGACGATCATCACGGGTGACTGGAATGCCAAACACATCAACTGGCATTCCCAAGTCACGAACGCGCGAGGTCGTCGCCTCTTGCACCACGCCGAAGAGCGCGGCTACCTGGTGTGCGGACCTGACTCCGCCACCCACTTTCCTAGGATAGCCGCCCACAGGCCGGACACCATCGATCTGGTGGTGCACAACCGGCCTGACCTCCACCTAGCGCAGGAGGTCCTGATGGACGAATACCAGTCGGACCACCAGCCGGTGCTGTGCCTCATCGCGGGGGCTCCATCCCCGCCCGCACGCACCCGGAAGGTCACCGACTGGAACACCTTTGAGTCCATCATGGAAGACACCCCTGCGCCCGGCCCACCGGATTCGACAGGCGCCGTTGACGACATGGCGGAGTCCATGACGCGGCAACTCCAGGCAGCTCTGGCGGCAGCGACCTCAACGCGCACGCCGGAGATCACCTGCCAGGACCTTGCACCCTATGTGAAAAGGCTGATTCAGCGCAAGCGCGCGCTCAGGAGGCAATGGCAGCGCAACCGCTGCCCCGCGCTCAAAACGCAGCTGAATCGCCTCGCCGAACGTGTCAAGGCCGAGCTGGTCTCACACGAACGGCGCACATGGGAGCGCACACTGGGAGAGGCCACCACAGAGCCTACCCGCCTCTACCAACTTTGCCGCCGTCTCTACAGGACTCCAGAGCCGAAGCGTCCCCTTCGCGACAGCAACGGCGCCATCACTTACGATGACACAGATCGGGCCGAAATATTCGCCGAACACCTCCAGCGTCAGTTCTCGCCGAACCCCGCGACGTCCCCTACGCGCGTGGCAGAGGTGGTGAACGCTGTCGAGGCGTGGTTGACGTGCCCGATCTCTACCGACGAAGCCCAGATCTTCTTCTCGCCGTCGCAAGTGCGGAAGAGGATCTCAAGACTGCGACCCAGGAAGGCGCCGGGACCGGATGGCATCACCCACGAGGCGCTGCGCCATCTGCCCATGAGGTGGATAGTTGCGCTGTCGCGCCTCTTCACGGGTATCCTCCGGTACACGCACTTCCCTAGATCTTGGAAAGAGGGCAAGGTGATCCTAATATCGAAGCCCGGGAAGGACTCTTCCCGACCCGAGAGCTATCGACCCATCACCCTGCTCTCGACGCAGTCGAAACTGTTCGAGTGGCTGTTGCTGCAGAGGATCGAACAATACCTGCAGCCGAGGCCCGAACAGTTCGGCTTCCGCGGCGAGCACAGCACGACGCTGCAGCTGACGAGGGTGCTCTTCACTGCAGCCTCGGCCCTCAACAAAAAGGAGGGGGCCGCCGCCGTTATGCTGGACATGGCGAAGGCCTTTGACCGTGTCTGGCACGACGGCCTCGTGCTGAAGCTCATCGAGTCTCCACTGCCCCGCCGAATGGTCGCCGTGCTCCGCGCCTTTCTCACCGAGCGCACGTTCTTCGTTGCGACGGGAGAGGCCGCGTCGAGACCGCGACCCATCACGGCGGGCGTCCCGCAAGGTAGCGTGTTATCGCCCTTGCTCTACACCACGTACACCGACGACGTTCCGTGCCCCGAGGGGTGCACACTCGCCCTCTACGCCGACGACACGGCGTACGTGGCGTCATCGCTGAGGGCCTCGCACGCTGCCCAAAAACTCCAACGCGCTCTGGACCTCCTGCCAGAGTGGCTGGACAAGTGGAGACTCGCCGCCAACCCGGACAAGACTCAGGCCATTGTCTTCGGCCGGGGTAGGTTGCCACCACCCCTACGCTTCCTGGATCGAGACGTGCCGTGGAAGACGCCGGTCACCTATCTAGGGGTCACCATAGACCGGGGTCTGACCATGACGCCCCACATCTCCAGGGCTGTAGGGAGAGCCAAGTGGGCGGCGCATACGCTCCGCCCACTGATCACAGGCAACCTACCTCTCCGCACCAAGCTCGCGCTACATAAATTGTATGTGCGCCCTCACCTCACGTACGCGGCACCGGCGTGGTTCTCCTATGCCAAGGAGACCAACCGCCGAAGACTGCGCACCGTACAAAACACCGTCTTACGGTGCCACCGGAGGAACGCCACCATAGCGCGAGACTTGCGGATGGAGTCGATCGACGAGTTCGTCGCACGGCTCGCGATGAGGATGTTTGATCGAGCAGACGCCTCTCAACATCCTCACCTCCACAACATCGCGCCGTGGCACTCCAGGCCGCCCGACCAATACAAGTACCCGCGTGAGCTCTTCTCCGCGGGTTCCGACGACACCAGGGCAACAAACGCGGCTTCGACCGCTGGTCGCCTCGCTGGGCCTCCCCCGGGTCAACCGGGGGTCTCACCCGGCGGTGCTTGACCGCGAGCCGCGCTAGCTGCCCGATACCACCGATCATGACACCAGGGCCAAGTCGAGACTACTCCTTGGCCCCCTCCTCATCACCCGGACTTGACACTCCGGACACGACCCCATCGGCTGCGCGCAGCGGGTAGAGACTGAGTCTCCCCGCGCGCCTGCAGCCCCCACCAAGGGCTATATGCCCGCCCCCGTACCgccctgtatcagcagggcgcgaacAGAAACACCACTtgaagggggcatacgccccgaacaagacaaaacacccccctcgcgagggagggtgTAACAATAACTACGCGTGAACGTAGTACGTGAGGCACGTACGCAGTGTTGGTTGATTCTTTCATTCACTCAGTTTTCAATTCGAAACTCGCTGGTTCACAATGACCGGTCGCGGTAAGGGAGGAAAGGGATTGGGAAAAGGTGGCGCGAAGCGGCACAGGAAGGTGCTCCGTGATAACATCCAGGGTATCACCAAGCCGGCGATTCGACGTCTGGCGCGCAGGGGTGGCGTGAAACGTATCTCCGGTCTCATATACGAGGAGACCCGCGGTGTTCTCAAGGTTTTCCTCGAGAACGTCATCCGCGACGCGG contains:
- the LOC123717022 gene encoding histone H4, which translates into the protein MTGRGKGGKGLGKGGAKRHRKVLRDNIQGITKPAIRRLARRGGVKRISGLIYEETRGVLKVFLENVIRDAVTYTEHAKRKTVTAMDVVYALKRQGRTLYGFGG